The proteins below come from a single Leptospira ellinghausenii genomic window:
- a CDS encoding cob(I)yrinic acid a,c-diamide adenosyltransferase, translated as MKIYTKFGDGGQTYLASGKKVSKTDRRVDLYGTCDELNSTIGLALSLGKKETLQTSFLEHLQNIQSFLFEIGSELAGYVPKEAKDGTVVNAQDVSILEQEIDRLMETLPEIKFFILPGGSPFSSALHMARTICRRLERDLLVYIESGGEIHNDLRIYINRLSDYLFVAARFVNFSLGQEETIWKSRTKTN; from the coding sequence TTGAAAATCTACACCAAATTTGGCGACGGCGGACAAACGTATTTAGCGTCTGGGAAAAAAGTTTCGAAGACTGACAGACGAGTGGATTTGTATGGTACCTGTGATGAATTGAATAGCACCATTGGTCTTGCACTTTCCCTTGGTAAAAAAGAAACTCTACAAACTTCCTTTTTAGAACATTTGCAAAATATCCAGAGTTTTCTCTTTGAAATAGGTTCGGAGCTTGCAGGTTATGTGCCTAAGGAAGCAAAGGATGGAACAGTCGTTAATGCACAGGATGTGAGTATTTTGGAACAAGAAATTGACCGTTTGATGGAAACCCTTCCCGAAATTAAATTTTTCATTTTGCCAGGGGGAAGTCCTTTCTCAAGTGCTTTACATATGGCTCGAACGATTTGCCGTAGGTTGGAAAGGGATTTACTCGTTTACATTGAGTCGGGTGGAGAGATTCATAACGATCTTAGAATTTACATCAATCGTTTGTCAGATTATCTATTTGTCGCAGCAAGGTTTGTCAATTTTTCATTAGGGCAAGAGGAAACCATTTGGAAAAGTCGAACGAAAACAAACTAG
- a CDS encoding peptide MFS transporter gives MEKSNENKLEEHPKGITGLFLTEMWERLSYYGMRALLVLYLVNALGFSDKDAGVIYAYYTSFVYLTPVIGGYITDRYLSYRFAIYFGSILMLLGHLSLAISGLSYFYLGLCLLALGNGFFKPNISTIFGRLYVEKPNLRDSGFTIFYLGINVGGLLGPIISGTLGEKVDWHLGFLSAGLGMAIGILVFYFGSKSLPQSIWEKTKTPNQTYTDESSNSLNRYQNDVMPKIALIGLLSFFSIFFWMAFEQMGSSLNLFALRHTDRNMFGFEIPASILQSLNPLMILVFGPLVSLLWTSLSKTNRNPNPILKFVISLFLLGIGFLVMVIAANQAETGVSVSLFFLVFVYFWNTMSELCLSPVGLSFVSKMAPTKFASFLMGTWFLCTAFGHYAAGILSGYQKEWGSMVHFYGLFVVVSWIASLILLGIYLWKKNSILPLLESK, from the coding sequence TTGGAAAAGTCGAACGAAAACAAACTAGAAGAACATCCCAAAGGGATCACCGGTTTATTTCTCACAGAAATGTGGGAAAGGCTTAGTTATTATGGGATGCGAGCATTACTTGTTTTGTATCTTGTAAATGCTTTGGGTTTTTCAGATAAAGATGCGGGTGTGATTTACGCGTATTACACCAGTTTTGTTTATCTAACCCCTGTGATTGGAGGGTATATCACCGATCGTTATTTGAGTTATCGATTTGCAATTTATTTTGGTAGCATTTTAATGTTACTTGGCCATCTTTCTTTGGCCATTTCTGGTTTATCTTATTTTTACTTAGGGTTATGTTTACTCGCATTAGGGAATGGATTTTTTAAACCGAATATCTCGACAATTTTTGGAAGGTTATATGTAGAGAAGCCCAATTTAAGAGACAGTGGGTTTACCATCTTTTATTTGGGGATTAATGTGGGTGGTTTACTTGGACCAATCATTTCCGGTACATTGGGTGAAAAAGTAGATTGGCATTTGGGTTTTTTATCGGCTGGACTTGGAATGGCAATCGGCATTTTGGTTTTTTATTTTGGAAGTAAATCCCTTCCACAATCCATTTGGGAAAAAACAAAAACACCAAATCAAACGTATACGGACGAAAGTTCCAATTCACTGAATCGTTATCAGAATGATGTGATGCCAAAAATTGCACTGATTGGACTTCTTTCTTTTTTTAGTATTTTTTTCTGGATGGCATTTGAACAAATGGGTTCCTCACTCAATTTATTTGCCTTACGCCATACAGATAGGAATATGTTTGGATTTGAAATCCCAGCTTCCATCTTACAATCATTAAACCCCTTGATGATTTTGGTTTTTGGACCTTTAGTTTCTCTCCTTTGGACATCTCTCTCAAAAACCAATCGAAACCCAAACCCAATTTTAAAGTTTGTGATCAGTTTGTTTTTGCTTGGCATTGGATTTTTGGTAATGGTCATCGCAGCAAACCAAGCAGAAACAGGAGTTTCTGTTTCCCTCTTCTTTTTAGTATTTGTCTATTTTTGGAATACGATGAGTGAACTCTGTCTTTCACCAGTTGGACTTTCATTTGTAAGTAAAATGGCTCCAACAAAGTTTGCTTCATTTCTAATGGGCACTTGGTTTTTATGCACAGCCTTTGGTCATTATGCGGCGGGTATTCTTTCTGGTTACCAAAAAGAATGGGGTAGTATGGTGCATTTTTATGGACTCTTTGTGGTTGTCTCTTGGATTGCTTCTCTTATTCTTCTGGGAATTTACCTTTGGAAAAAAAATTCCATCCTCCCATTATTGGAATCGAAATGA
- a CDS encoding flagellin N-terminal helical domain-containing protein: MIINHNISALVAKRALTNTSRDMDKSMEHLATGMRINRPGDDSLGFSVSEKLRSQIRALGQAERNTQDGMSFLQVTEGSLDQVNSILQRLRELSVQSANGIYSNEDRKLVQLEVSQLVEEVERIGTSAEFNKVRPLDGRFSRAGKNPMTLQVGANGSEKIEVFINTMTSSSLKLKQAGNKLTLSTPNKATDSLQVLDDAISKVNRLRSDLGAYYNRLDLTLKSLSNNYVNMVSSESQIRDADMATEMVEYSKNQILTKSGVAMLAQANLRPESVVKLLTDRY, encoded by the coding sequence ATGATTATCAATCACAACATCAGTGCACTCGTTGCAAAACGGGCACTCACAAACACCAGTCGTGACATGGACAAATCCATGGAACACCTAGCAACGGGTATGCGAATTAACAGACCAGGGGATGATTCCTTGGGTTTTTCCGTATCCGAAAAACTTAGATCCCAAATCCGTGCTTTAGGACAAGCAGAGCGAAATACCCAGGATGGTATGTCGTTTTTACAAGTTACGGAAGGATCTTTGGACCAAGTAAACTCTATCTTACAGAGGTTACGCGAGCTTTCAGTTCAATCAGCTAACGGGATCTATTCGAATGAAGACAGGAAACTTGTCCAATTGGAAGTCTCACAATTAGTGGAAGAAGTGGAAAGAATCGGAACATCTGCAGAGTTTAACAAAGTTAGGCCACTAGATGGTCGATTTTCTCGTGCTGGCAAAAACCCAATGACACTGCAAGTGGGTGCAAACGGATCAGAAAAGATAGAAGTGTTTATCAATACGATGACAAGTTCTTCTTTAAAACTGAAACAAGCTGGAAACAAGTTGACACTTTCAACTCCAAATAAAGCTACCGATTCACTCCAAGTATTGGATGATGCCATTTCTAAAGTGAATCGATTACGGTCGGACTTGGGTGCCTATTACAACCGATTGGATTTAACCTTAAAATCACTGAGTAATAACTACGTGAACATGGTTTCTTCCGAATCACAAATCAGAGATGCAGATATGGCAACAGAAATGGTAGAATACTCCAAAAACCAAATCCTAACCAAATCGGGTGTGGCCATGCTTGCCCAAGCAAATCTCAGACCAGAATCAGTAGTAAAACTCCTCACAGACAGATACTAA